A single Methylomonas sp. AM2-LC DNA region contains:
- a CDS encoding ATP-binding protein gives MKHKIENIDPLTDTVRKQQQLVDTISLWHSLLERESGVIAKELHNDLAQVVLALRLDISLFILQNQADPHLVARANSMLAKADQCNQSISTLVNVLRSPDFSQGLVQPLANLCQEFRRRHKIPCELLINGDCHGIDTFKTSMLYRVISEALNNAVQLSAATRIKITIDNNESRYLCIDISNDGQAYDVNSNNLGILLMREYALAMGAHLELFSKPLEGTQIIITVPLDA, from the coding sequence ATGAAGCATAAAATAGAAAATATTGATCCACTGACAGACACTGTGCGTAAACAGCAACAGCTAGTGGATACTATCTCTTTATGGCATTCGTTGTTAGAGCGTGAATCGGGCGTTATTGCCAAAGAATTACACAATGATCTTGCTCAAGTAGTATTAGCCTTACGTTTGGATATTTCCTTATTTATACTGCAAAATCAGGCAGACCCGCATTTAGTAGCAAGAGCCAATTCCATGTTGGCAAAAGCCGATCAATGTAATCAATCCATTTCCACTCTAGTTAATGTATTACGCAGCCCTGATTTTTCGCAAGGATTGGTACAGCCTTTGGCTAATTTATGTCAGGAATTTAGACGCCGTCACAAAATACCGTGCGAATTACTGATTAATGGCGACTGTCACGGTATTGATACTTTCAAGACCTCTATGTTATACAGAGTGATATCCGAAGCACTTAATAATGCCGTGCAACTGTCCGCAGCGACTCGTATTAAAATAACAATTGATAACAACGAATCTCGCTATCTATGTATTGATATCAGCAATGATGGTCAAGCTTATGATGTAAATTCTAATAATTTGGGTATATTACTCATGCGTGAGTATGCGCTTGCAATGGGGGCGCATCTAGAGCTATTTAGTAAACCATTAGAGGGAACGCAAATTATTATAACTGTGCCATTAGATGCATAA
- a CDS encoding beta-propeller fold lactonase family protein, translated as MHKYFKLATLTLCLTPLMAPVCQADEDDIQGDTLYTLSNASQNAVYALHIDNWGNTTSVKHFATGGKGTTTGLGNQGALALSHDHRFLFAVNAGSNEVSVFKINENGLVLLDHVKESGVTPISITVSHDKVYVVNSGDNSIFGYQFDRSKGKLHPLAKSYLSLGSMGAGAAQISFNKDGDTLVVTEKANSKITSILLDDDGIPATTYTINSAGNTPFGFAFGHHDSFFVSEAEGGAANAATVSAYKLQENGEIKLLDKAVAVGKTAACWLATTPNGRMAFTADTPASSLSSFAIDHAGNLTLLMSQAVIANTPTDLVVSHDGNILYSLNNGDHSIGVYGIEWNGGLKSISSISGIPAGATGLVLR; from the coding sequence ATGCACAAGTATTTTAAACTCGCTACTTTAACACTTTGTCTGACACCTTTAATGGCACCTGTTTGCCAAGCCGATGAAGACGATATACAGGGTGATACACTCTACACGCTATCGAATGCCAGTCAAAATGCGGTATATGCCTTACACATTGATAACTGGGGGAATACTACTTCAGTTAAACATTTTGCTACGGGTGGTAAAGGTACTACCACAGGTTTGGGTAATCAGGGGGCTTTGGCATTAAGCCACGACCATCGGTTTTTGTTTGCAGTGAATGCCGGCAGCAATGAAGTGTCGGTATTTAAAATCAACGAAAATGGATTGGTTTTGCTGGATCATGTTAAAGAATCAGGGGTTACACCAATTAGTATTACCGTTAGCCATGATAAGGTCTACGTGGTAAACAGTGGTGACAATTCTATTTTTGGTTATCAATTTGATCGTTCTAAAGGTAAGTTACATCCTTTGGCAAAATCTTATCTTAGCTTGGGGAGTATGGGTGCGGGTGCAGCGCAAATCAGCTTTAATAAAGACGGTGATACTTTGGTTGTTACCGAAAAAGCCAACAGTAAAATAACCAGTATCTTACTCGATGACGATGGTATTCCAGCAACTACGTATACCATTAATTCTGCTGGAAACACACCGTTCGGTTTTGCGTTTGGTCATCACGATAGCTTCTTTGTCTCAGAAGCAGAGGGCGGTGCAGCCAATGCCGCAACGGTATCCGCTTATAAACTACAGGAAAATGGCGAAATTAAATTGTTGGATAAAGCCGTAGCGGTTGGTAAAACTGCGGCATGCTGGCTGGCCACTACGCCTAACGGCCGTATGGCATTTACTGCCGATACACCCGCTAGCAGTCTATCCTCGTTTGCCATTGATCATGCGGGTAATTTAACATTATTAATGTCACAAGCTGTTATAGCAAACACACCCACGGATCTAGTTGTTAGTCATGATGGTAATATTTTGTATAGCTTGAACAATGGTGATCACAGTATCGGCGTGTATGGCATTGAATGGAATGGTGGCTTAAAAAGTATAAGCAGCATTTCCGGTATTCCTGCAGGAGCCACTGGCTTGGTGCTTAGATAA
- a CDS encoding phospholipase D family protein — translation MSAIFCSCATLPSYSEISKKRSYALPHPEQTRLGQRFELAERNHPGESGFRLIQAGADGFLMRMQMIAAAEHSLDLQYFIFHGDKTGKLLTEAVLKAADRGVRVRVLVDDGETEPGDEQIAALSAHPAIEIRIFNPFAYRGHFKLFKSMEFLFNATRLDYRMHNKLLVVDNAIALVGGRNIGDQYFQIDPESQFADDDVFAAGAIVQKLSATFDEFWNCDLSIPAELLSYELPTVSELNQQRQLLNEEHLELKAEGLAFVKRVTSGKPFQDIVEGRLPIVWAQAQLIYDSPDKKQVDNGILSGRLIHPAIMNAARTVQSELLMVTPYLIPDEEGIQLFKNLRTHHAKILILTNSLQSADMSVAQSGYMHYRIPLLEDGVQLYEIRSQLGNSKGSGQSPSLSKFGHYGLHAKLYVFDRKRLFIGSMNFDQRSKHLNTEIGLIIDSPTLAQQVAERFQSMVQPANAYRLAIQPNPEGGEPSLVWHTQEKGKAIVYDTEPARSDWQSLKVNVLSLLPVDDEL, via the coding sequence ATGTCTGCGATTTTTTGCAGTTGCGCAACGCTGCCATCGTATTCCGAAATCTCTAAAAAGCGATCTTATGCCTTGCCCCATCCCGAACAAACCAGGCTCGGCCAACGATTTGAACTAGCAGAGCGCAATCATCCTGGTGAGTCTGGCTTTCGTCTTATTCAGGCAGGTGCTGATGGTTTTTTGATGCGCATGCAAATGATCGCCGCTGCCGAACATAGCCTAGACCTACAATACTTTATTTTTCACGGTGACAAAACCGGTAAATTATTGACCGAAGCTGTGCTAAAAGCCGCCGATCGCGGGGTACGCGTCAGAGTACTCGTCGATGACGGAGAAACGGAGCCTGGCGATGAGCAAATTGCAGCCTTATCTGCACATCCCGCCATCGAGATTCGAATTTTTAATCCCTTTGCTTATCGCGGTCATTTCAAGTTATTTAAATCGATGGAGTTCCTATTCAATGCGACCAGGCTGGATTATAGGATGCATAACAAATTGCTGGTGGTTGATAACGCTATCGCCTTAGTAGGCGGACGCAATATAGGTGATCAATATTTTCAAATTGATCCCGAATCCCAATTCGCTGATGACGATGTCTTTGCTGCAGGTGCCATCGTCCAAAAGTTGTCTGCGACTTTCGATGAATTTTGGAATTGCGATCTGTCTATCCCGGCGGAACTACTCTCCTACGAACTGCCCACTGTTTCCGAATTAAATCAACAACGCCAGCTTTTGAACGAAGAGCACCTAGAGTTAAAGGCAGAAGGTTTAGCGTTTGTAAAACGAGTGACCAGCGGAAAACCGTTTCAAGACATTGTCGAAGGGCGCTTACCGATAGTATGGGCGCAAGCGCAACTGATTTACGATAGTCCCGACAAAAAACAGGTAGACAACGGTATTTTGTCGGGCAGGTTAATCCATCCGGCAATCATGAACGCCGCACGTACTGTGCAATCTGAATTATTGATGGTAACACCCTACTTGATACCGGATGAAGAAGGCATACAGTTATTCAAAAATCTTCGCACACATCATGCAAAGATCCTTATTCTCACTAATTCGCTGCAATCGGCTGATATGTCAGTGGCTCAATCCGGCTATATGCATTATCGTATCCCCTTATTGGAGGATGGCGTACAGCTTTACGAAATACGCTCACAATTGGGCAATAGCAAGGGAAGCGGTCAAAGCCCCTCTTTATCGAAATTTGGACATTATGGTCTGCACGCAAAACTCTATGTATTCGACCGCAAACGGCTATTCATAGGCTCAATGAACTTTGATCAACGCTCTAAACATCTGAACACTGAAATTGGTTTAATCATTGATAGTCCCACATTGGCTCAACAGGTTGCCGAGCGTTTCCAGTCCATGGTGCAGCCAGCAAACGCCTATCGGCTGGCAATACAGCCAAATCCGGAGGGTGGGGAACCCAGTCTGGTGTGGCATACCCAGGAGAAGGGCAAAGCCATCGTGTACGACACAGAGCCCGCGCGTAGCGATTGGCAAAGTTTAAAAGTTAATGTGTTGTCCTTATTGCCGGTGGATGATGAACTTTGA
- the lepB gene encoding signal peptidase I, with amino-acid sequence MLKKRNTLVAGLFNLICPGLGYLYIGKLNFALGLPLLILFSIGVFTWSKFIFYPWGYSFILIVIIAIQITSTVVVCVMAYRSGETKLKSYNKWYIYVGYVMLSTILGNELISNRDKIFGYDSFRVVSKSMLNTLIPGDLIVSNTWKYKVRKPERGALIVFRYPKNPETKYVMRAIGLPNEVIKIANGKVFINNEELDEAYLDPNCNQSLSLQNPGEYYIPDHSYFVMGDNRDKSNDSRFWGFVPEENILGSVEYIWFSIDPTTGFINERTGKIVN; translated from the coding sequence ATGTTAAAAAAGCGAAATACACTAGTTGCGGGACTTTTCAATCTTATATGCCCAGGCTTAGGGTATCTATATATAGGAAAATTAAACTTTGCACTTGGATTACCATTGTTGATATTGTTTTCGATTGGAGTATTTACTTGGTCTAAATTTATTTTTTATCCATGGGGATATAGCTTTATATTGATAGTTATCATAGCAATACAGATAACATCAACAGTCGTTGTATGTGTTATGGCTTATCGCTCAGGTGAGACTAAGCTTAAAAGCTATAACAAATGGTATATCTATGTTGGATACGTTATGCTTTCAACTATATTAGGAAATGAACTAATAAGTAATCGAGATAAAATATTTGGGTATGATTCATTTCGGGTTGTATCAAAATCAATGCTAAACACTTTGATACCAGGCGATTTAATTGTTTCTAATACATGGAAGTATAAAGTAAGAAAACCAGAAAGAGGAGCGTTAATTGTTTTTCGCTACCCAAAAAATCCAGAAACGAAATATGTTATGAGAGCTATCGGCTTGCCAAATGAAGTAATTAAGATTGCAAATGGAAAAGTTTTTATAAATAATGAAGAACTGGATGAAGCCTATTTAGATCCTAACTGCAATCAAAGTTTATCACTTCAAAATCCAGGTGAATATTATATACCTGATCATTCCTATTTTGTAATGGGTGACAATAGAGACAAAAGTAATGACAGTCGGTTTTGGGGGTTTGTTCCTGAAGAAAACATACTTGGAAGCGTAGAATATATTTGGTTTTCGATTGATCCAACTACAGGATTTATAAATGAGCGAACAGGCAAGATTGTCAATTAA
- a CDS encoding HepT-like ribonuclease domain-containing protein, which produces MINNRLPDYIVHMQQTAKAAFSFVDGLDKADYLEDKRTQLAVFMSLIIISEAAWFILFLKVT; this is translated from the coding sequence TTGATCAATAATCGGCTGCCTGACTATATTGTTCACATGCAACAGACGGCTAAAGCTGCTTTCAGCTTCGTTGATGGTTTAGATAAAGCCGATTATCTTGAGGATAAGCGCACTCAGCTGGCCGTTTTTATGAGTCTTATCATCATTAGCGAGGCAGCTTGGTTTATTCTATTTTTAAAAGTAACCTGA
- a CDS encoding nucleotidyltransferase domain-containing protein codes for MRPSYALDLKRNAIRELVSSCHSTNPRIFGSVLHGTDLDGSDLDLLVDALPGTTLFDLGGLQIELESLLGIHVDVLTPGDLSPKFREQVLAEAQPI; via the coding sequence ATGCGCCCCTCATATGCTCTAGACCTAAAGCGAAATGCTATCCGCGAACTGGTAAGTAGTTGTCACTCAACTAACCCACGCATTTTTGGTTCGGTACTACATGGCACTGATTTAGACGGCAGCGACCTTGATCTGCTGGTTGATGCATTACCTGGAACGACACTATTTGATCTAGGTGGTCTACAAATTGAACTAGAGTCATTACTTGGCATTCATGTTGATGTGTTGACTCCTGGTGATTTGTCACCGAAATTTCGTGAGCAAGTGTTGGCAGAGGCGCAACCCATTTGA
- a CDS encoding single-stranded DNA-binding protein, translated as MLNKVMLIGRLGADPEVRYMPSGDAITNIRLATSVRWKDKQTGERKEETEWHRVVFFRGLAKVAGEYLKKGSQVYVEGRIRTNKWQGQDGQDRYTTEIIADEMHMLDSKSGGTANYGGDSAPPVSSYDNRPTPPASAGGAPNSAPASYDDFDDDIPF; from the coding sequence ATGCTGAACAAAGTTATGCTGATAGGCCGCCTGGGCGCTGATCCAGAAGTGCGCTACATGCCAAGCGGCGATGCAATTACCAATATCCGCCTTGCCACCAGCGTGCGTTGGAAAGACAAACAAACCGGCGAAAGAAAAGAAGAAACCGAATGGCATCGCGTGGTATTTTTCCGCGGTTTAGCCAAAGTTGCCGGCGAATACCTGAAAAAAGGCAGCCAAGTGTATGTAGAAGGCCGTATCCGCACCAATAAATGGCAAGGACAAGACGGTCAAGATCGTTACACCACCGAAATTATTGCCGACGAAATGCATATGTTAGACAGCAAAAGCGGCGGCACAGCCAATTATGGCGGCGACAGCGCCCCACCCGTCAGCAGTTACGACAACCGCCCAACTCCCCCCGCGTCAGCAGGCGGTGCACCCAATTCTGCCCCCGCTTCTTATGATGATTTTGATGACGATATCCCCTTCTGA
- a CDS encoding MFS transporter, with the protein MTQVQDITSPMTAMEKRATASLASIYALRMLGLFMLLPVLSLFTEQMPGSTPKLVGLTMGIYGLTQAVLQIPFGLLSDRITRKTIIVIGLVLFVVGSVVAALATDIYGVLIGRAIQGCGAVSAAVMALLADLTQEVHRTKAMATIGASIGVSFGVAITLGPIIAQYFGISGIFWIIAILAALAILVVWFVVPNPVKITTHRDAEYIPSELGSVIKNPDLLRLNFGIFALHLILMASFVVVPLLLRDAGLEGGKHWLVYLPILVTSMAAIIPFVIIAEKKRQMKKVFLGAIAMLIIANLGFWFLNGQLVGLIACLWLFFCGFNLLEATLPSLISKTAPGDLKGTAMGIYSSAQFIGAFIGGASGGWLYGAFGATAVFSFSAGIAVCWILIASFMSTPRYWANLLLSLATVKPEQAEDFSKQLLAINGIEEVRLHFEENAAYLKVDNQQLDKNELSRFLTLWQ; encoded by the coding sequence TTGACACAAGTTCAGGATATTACCAGTCCAATGACGGCTATGGAAAAGCGCGCAACTGCCTCACTGGCCAGTATTTACGCACTTAGAATGCTGGGTTTGTTTATGTTGTTGCCGGTTTTGTCCTTATTTACGGAACAAATGCCCGGCTCTACCCCAAAACTGGTGGGTTTAACCATGGGGATTTATGGTTTAACACAAGCCGTTTTACAAATTCCGTTTGGTTTACTGTCAGACCGTATTACCCGCAAGACCATTATCGTGATTGGTTTGGTATTGTTTGTAGTGGGCAGCGTGGTTGCCGCCTTAGCCACTGATATATACGGGGTATTAATCGGCCGCGCCATTCAAGGTTGTGGCGCTGTTTCCGCTGCCGTCATGGCTTTGCTGGCAGACTTAACTCAAGAAGTGCATCGCACCAAAGCCATGGCCACCATAGGTGCCAGCATTGGCGTATCATTTGGGGTTGCCATCACCCTTGGCCCTATCATTGCGCAATACTTTGGCATTAGTGGCATCTTTTGGATAATCGCCATTTTGGCCGCTTTGGCAATACTGGTCGTCTGGTTTGTAGTACCTAACCCGGTAAAAATAACCACGCACCGCGATGCTGAATATATACCGTCAGAATTAGGCTCTGTCATCAAAAATCCGGATTTATTACGTTTAAATTTTGGTATTTTTGCCCTGCATTTAATATTAATGGCCAGCTTTGTGGTGGTACCGCTGCTACTGCGCGATGCCGGTTTAGAGGGTGGCAAACATTGGCTGGTCTATCTACCCATTTTGGTAACCTCTATGGCAGCCATTATTCCCTTTGTGATTATTGCCGAAAAAAAACGGCAAATGAAAAAAGTGTTTCTGGGCGCAATTGCCATGCTGATTATTGCCAATTTGGGTTTTTGGTTTCTAAATGGGCAACTAGTGGGTTTAATCGCCTGTTTATGGTTGTTTTTTTGCGGCTTTAACCTATTGGAAGCCACTCTGCCCTCTTTAATCTCTAAAACCGCCCCCGGCGATTTAAAAGGGACGGCCATGGGCATTTATTCCAGCGCGCAATTTATCGGTGCCTTTATCGGTGGTGCCAGCGGCGGCTGGTTATACGGTGCGTTTGGTGCCACCGCTGTATTTAGCTTTTCTGCCGGTATTGCGGTTTGCTGGATATTAATCGCCAGCTTTATGTCTACCCCGCGATACTGGGCCAATTTATTACTGTCGTTAGCCACGGTTAAACCGGAGCAGGCTGAAGACTTTTCCAAGCAATTACTAGCCATAAACGGCATTGAAGAAGTACGTCTGCATTTTGAAGAAAATGCCGCTTATTTAAAAGTTGATAACCAACAACTTGATAAAAACGAATTAAGTCGATTTTTAACACTCTGGCAATAA
- a CDS encoding AAA family ATPase yields MHSQLQALLATANQIILGKDRQLRLAICCLLAKGHLLIEDVPGVGKTTLAHTLAKLFGMDYQRIQFTSDILPADIIGSSVFIADQQQFKFHPGPLFKQMILADEINRATPKSQSALLEAMEERQVTIDGQTYALPAPFFVIATQNPSHHAGTFPLPESQLDRFLMCIELGYPDHAAERALLAGNSRHSLLEKLPCMLSHTALLSIQQQISEVYAAPALLDYLQAILGFTRNTQHYPCGLSPRAGLALLTAAKAWAFLEQRVAVLPEDVQAVLVAVAGHRLRSDASSAEAVVAPILNSIPIH; encoded by the coding sequence ATGCATAGTCAATTACAGGCTTTATTAGCCACCGCCAATCAAATTATTTTGGGAAAAGACCGGCAGTTGCGGCTTGCCATTTGCTGTTTACTGGCTAAAGGCCATTTATTGATAGAAGATGTACCTGGGGTTGGTAAAACCACTTTAGCGCATACACTGGCAAAATTATTTGGAATGGATTACCAGCGCATACAATTTACCAGCGATATTTTACCTGCCGATATTATAGGTTCTTCGGTGTTTATTGCCGATCAGCAGCAGTTTAAATTTCATCCCGGTCCTTTGTTTAAACAGATGATACTGGCCGATGAAATTAATCGTGCCACGCCTAAATCGCAAAGTGCTTTATTAGAAGCCATGGAAGAACGGCAAGTGACTATCGACGGGCAAACTTATGCTTTGCCTGCGCCTTTTTTTGTCATTGCTACGCAAAACCCCTCACACCATGCCGGTACTTTTCCATTACCGGAATCGCAGTTGGATCGGTTTTTAATGTGTATAGAGCTGGGGTATCCCGATCACGCTGCCGAACGCGCTTTATTGGCGGGTAACTCCCGACACAGTCTGTTGGAAAAGCTGCCTTGCATGCTCAGTCATACAGCCTTATTGAGTATTCAACAGCAAATTAGCGAAGTGTATGCGGCACCTGCTTTATTGGATTATTTACAGGCTATCCTTGGTTTTACCCGCAATACCCAGCATTATCCCTGCGGTTTATCGCCCAGAGCGGGTTTGGCCTTGTTAACGGCTGCTAAAGCCTGGGCCTTTTTAGAACAGCGTGTTGCCGTGTTACCCGAAGATGTACAAGCGGTGTTAGTCGCTGTGGCGGGGCATCGGTTACGCTCAGATGCTAGCAGTGCTGAGGCTGTGGTGGCCCCCATACTCAATAGCATTCCTATCCATTAA
- a CDS encoding DUF58 domain-containing protein produces the protein MDINTLSVKIRQFLLRNQPITGTIQLNRRGIYILPTASGITLLFTIGLLGLMGLMDNNNLIYFLGFLLFSVFFITILHTYRNLAGLELHMGYAKPVFAGESAGFMLTITNPYRQSRSGLTASLEDSVQIDLAANASKTITLLCSTHRRGWLFMPKLVLAGRFPLGIFRAWSPLYFVSKVLVYPAPATSALPFPVNAGQPTQGQQRLDPQGRDDYNGVRPYQAGDPLRQIHWQAYAKGQGLVSKIYANSISTSQLWLDYDFTPGRHCEERLSQLCRWVIDAEQAGLSYGLQLPSRSIALGTGPSHYAACLEALALF, from the coding sequence ATGGATATCAACACGCTATCTGTAAAAATTCGCCAGTTTCTACTGAGAAACCAGCCGATTACCGGAACTATCCAGCTTAATCGACGCGGCATTTACATTTTACCGACAGCTTCCGGTATCACCCTGTTGTTTACTATTGGCCTGTTAGGGCTAATGGGGTTAATGGATAACAATAATCTGATTTATTTTTTGGGTTTTTTATTATTCAGTGTATTTTTTATTACCATTTTGCACACCTACCGCAACTTGGCGGGTTTAGAACTACACATGGGTTATGCAAAACCGGTGTTTGCGGGTGAGTCTGCTGGTTTTATGTTGACCATTACCAATCCATATCGTCAATCGCGGAGTGGCTTAACTGCCAGTTTAGAGGATAGTGTGCAGATTGATCTGGCTGCCAATGCTAGCAAAACCATCACCTTATTATGTAGTACGCATCGGCGTGGCTGGTTGTTTATGCCGAAACTAGTGCTGGCAGGCAGGTTTCCATTGGGCATATTCCGGGCTTGGTCGCCCTTGTATTTTGTTAGTAAGGTGTTGGTCTATCCAGCGCCGGCAACGAGTGCCTTGCCTTTCCCTGTTAATGCCGGACAGCCGACACAGGGTCAGCAACGTTTAGACCCGCAAGGTAGAGACGATTATAACGGTGTACGTCCTTATCAAGCTGGCGATCCCTTAAGGCAAATACATTGGCAAGCCTATGCAAAAGGGCAGGGTTTGGTTAGTAAAATTTATGCCAACAGCATTAGCACTTCGCAATTGTGGCTGGATTATGATTTCACACCTGGGCGGCACTGCGAGGAACGTTTAAGCCAATTATGCCGCTGGGTTATCGATGCCGAACAGGCTGGGTTAAGCTATGGTTTGCAACTTCCCTCGCGCAGTATTGCTTTAGGTACTGGCCCCAGCCATTATGCGGCCTGCCTGGAAGCCTTAGCCTTGTTTTAA
- a CDS encoding DUF3488 and transglutaminase-like domain-containing protein, with amino-acid sequence MQTQSINPQALLLLLASIGLIMLPHSANLPFSSIAFFAAILLWRMLAIRNARLLATSRLILLVTLLGILLLVYQFSGGWSLEMGVTIFIMAFTLKLLELNTSRDVYVLGYAAFIVIATLFLYSQTIAILVYSLILSGCCLAALLALAANQAPDKSAFIRVAMLVLQGLPLAAVIFIVFPRFPAPKWMQVNSHRSLSGLSETLEPGAISELFTSQELVFRVKFKGDIPPRQALYWRGPVLSYTDGRVWRAVHNDFVQYMDKALVQGAPYEYTELLEPQEFNWVYGLDIPVQYDESKLQRNGYYQLTSLHKQSKASEYDLLSNVNYNTGYITKTEYKESLQLPGEPSQRLLALVKQLKGFTTPPEAFIAALLSYYRDQQFVYTLSPPDMGHSPIEGFLFETKSGFCVHYASSFVYLMRVAGIPARIVTGYYGGELNSIGEFLEIRQANAHAWAEVWLDTKGWVRVDPTSAIVLVDNAAEVSLDNVLSPSQHTNHSLFESSIQNLQQVWHNVDYQWQRWIIHYGEHSQSLIFMHLGITSLTELIVWIAGAFILLVLLLVLFILRGRKNIPEPAVHLYQQFCTKLAKAGLVIQTGEGALDFAQRAQLKFPQLAQQINEITQLYSRLRYERLSDERDLRQLRLAVRGLHIKK; translated from the coding sequence ATGCAAACACAGTCTATCAATCCGCAAGCACTATTATTGTTACTGGCTAGCATTGGCCTGATCATGCTGCCGCATAGTGCCAATTTACCGTTTTCCAGCATTGCTTTTTTTGCTGCCATTCTGCTGTGGCGCATGCTGGCCATACGCAATGCCCGCTTGTTAGCCACTAGCCGATTAATTTTACTGGTGACCTTGCTCGGTATTTTACTGCTGGTGTATCAGTTTTCCGGTGGCTGGAGCTTGGAAATGGGCGTTACTATTTTCATCATGGCTTTTACATTAAAGTTGTTAGAGTTAAATACCAGTAGAGACGTTTATGTGCTGGGATATGCCGCTTTTATTGTGATCGCCACCTTGTTTTTGTACAGCCAAACCATTGCTATACTGGTGTATAGTCTTATATTAAGTGGCTGTTGTTTAGCGGCATTGCTGGCCTTAGCGGCTAATCAGGCACCCGATAAAAGTGCATTTATTCGCGTGGCTATGTTGGTGTTACAAGGCTTACCTTTGGCTGCAGTCATTTTTATTGTGTTTCCACGTTTTCCGGCACCCAAGTGGATGCAAGTTAATTCGCATCGTAGTTTATCCGGTTTAAGTGAAACCCTAGAGCCTGGTGCTATCAGCGAGTTGTTTACCTCACAGGAGCTGGTGTTCAGAGTCAAGTTTAAAGGTGATATTCCGCCTCGACAGGCATTGTATTGGCGCGGGCCGGTATTAAGTTATACCGATGGACGCGTCTGGCGAGCTGTGCATAATGATTTTGTGCAATATATGGATAAAGCTCTGGTGCAAGGTGCGCCTTATGAGTATACCGAATTGCTGGAACCCCAAGAATTTAACTGGGTTTATGGGCTGGATATTCCTGTGCAATACGATGAAAGTAAACTACAACGTAATGGTTATTATCAACTCACTAGCTTGCATAAACAAAGCAAAGCCAGCGAATATGATCTGCTATCTAATGTTAACTATAACACCGGCTATATCACTAAAACCGAATATAAGGAAAGCCTGCAGTTACCGGGCGAACCCAGTCAACGACTGCTGGCATTGGTTAAACAATTAAAAGGTTTTACCACTCCGCCTGAAGCATTTATTGCTGCGTTGTTAAGTTATTATCGTGATCAACAGTTTGTGTATACCTTAAGCCCGCCAGATATGGGGCATTCACCCATCGAAGGCTTTTTATTCGAGACTAAAAGCGGCTTTTGTGTGCATTATGCCAGTTCCTTTGTGTATTTAATGCGCGTGGCTGGCATTCCTGCGCGCATAGTGACGGGCTATTACGGTGGAGAGCTAAATAGCATCGGTGAGTTTTTGGAAATCCGCCAGGCCAATGCGCATGCCTGGGCAGAAGTGTGGCTGGACACTAAAGGCTGGGTAAGAGTAGACCCTACTAGCGCTATAGTACTGGTCGATAATGCAGCGGAGGTTAGTTTGGATAATGTCCTCAGCCCAAGCCAACATACAAATCACTCCTTATTTGAGTCGTCTATACAAAACCTGCAACAAGTTTGGCACAATGTCGATTATCAGTGGCAACGCTGGATCATTCATTATGGTGAGCATAGCCAATCCCTGATTTTTATGCATTTGGGAATTACCAGTTTAACTGAATTAATAGTTTGGATTGCGGGTGCGTTTATCTTGTTAGTTTTATTACTGGTGTTATTTATCCTTAGAGGACGCAAAAATATACCAGAGCCAGCGGTACATCTTTATCAGCAATTTTGTACCAAATTGGCTAAAGCGGGTCTTGTAATACAAACCGGGGAGGGGGCTTTAGATTTTGCCCAACGCGCTCAGTTAAAGTTTCCACAATTAGCGCAGCAGATTAACGAGATTACTCAGTTGTATAGTCGTTTGCGCTATGAAAGACTTAGTGATGAGCGGGATTTAAGACAGCTAAGATTAGCAGTAAGAGGTTTACATATTAAAAAATAA